The Macaca nemestrina isolate mMacNem1 chromosome 6, mMacNem.hap1, whole genome shotgun sequence genome window below encodes:
- the LOC105480888 gene encoding homeobox protein Nkx-2.5 isoform X2, with amino-acid sequence MFPSPALTPTPFSVKDILNLEQQQRSLAAAGELSARLEATLAPSSCMLATFKPEAYAGPEAAAPGLPELRSELGPAPSPAKCASAFPAAPAFYPRAYSDPDPAKDPRAEKKA; translated from the exons ATGTTCCCCAGCCCTGCGCTCACGCCCACGCCCTTCTCAGTCAAAGACATCCTGAACCTGGAGCAGCAGCAGCGCAGCCTGGCCGCCGCCGGAGAACTCTCTGCGCGCCTGGAGGCCACCCTGGCGCCCTCCTCCTGCATGCTGGCCACCTTCAAGCCAGAGGCCTACGCCGGGCCCGAGGCGGCTGCGCCGGGCCTCCCAGAGCTGCGCTCAGAGTTGGGCCCCGCGCCTTCACCCGCCAAGTGTGCGTCTGCCTTTCCCGCCGCCCCCGCCTTCTATCCGCGTGCCTACAGCGACCCCGACCCAGCCAAGGACCCTCGAGCCGAAAAGAAAG ccTGA
- the LOC105480888 gene encoding homeobox protein Nkx-2.5 isoform X1, translating to MFPSPALTPTPFSVKDILNLEQQQRSLAAAGELSARLEATLAPSSCMLATFKPEAYAGPEAAAPGLPELRSELGPAPSPAKCASAFPAAPAFYPRAYSDPDPAKDPRAEKKELCALQKVVELEKPEADNAERPRARRRRKPRVLFSQAQVYELERRFKQQRYLSAPERDQLASVLKLTSTQVKIWFQNRRYKCKRQRQDQTLELVGLPPPPPPPARRIAVPVLVRDGKPCLGDSAPYAPAYGVGLNAYGYNAYPAYPGYGGAACSPGYSCTAAYPTGPSPAQPATAAANNNFVNFGVGDLNAVQSPGIPQSNSGVSTLHGIRAW from the exons ATGTTCCCCAGCCCTGCGCTCACGCCCACGCCCTTCTCAGTCAAAGACATCCTGAACCTGGAGCAGCAGCAGCGCAGCCTGGCCGCCGCCGGAGAACTCTCTGCGCGCCTGGAGGCCACCCTGGCGCCCTCCTCCTGCATGCTGGCCACCTTCAAGCCAGAGGCCTACGCCGGGCCCGAGGCGGCTGCGCCGGGCCTCCCAGAGCTGCGCTCAGAGTTGGGCCCCGCGCCTTCACCCGCCAAGTGTGCGTCTGCCTTTCCCGCCGCCCCCGCCTTCTATCCGCGTGCCTACAGCGACCCCGACCCAGCCAAGGACCCTCGAGCCGAAAAGAAAG AGCTGTGCGCGCTGCAGAAGGTGGTGGAGCTGGAGAAGCCAGAGGCGGACAACGCGGAGCGGCCCCGGGCGAGACGGCGGAGGAAGCCGCGCGTGCTCTTCTCGCAGGCGCAGGTCTACGAGCTGGAGCGGCGCTTCAAGCAGCAGCGGTACCTGTCGGCCCCCGAACGCGACCAGCTGGCCAGCGTGTTGAAACTCACGTCCACGCAGGTCAAGATCTGGTTCCAGAACCGGCGCTACAAGTGCAAGCGGCAGCGGCAGGACCAGACTCTGGAGCTGGTGGGGctgcccccgccgccgccgccgcctgccCGCAGGATCGCCGTGCCAGTGCTGGTGCGCGATGGCAAACCATGCTTAGGGGACTCGGCACCCTACGCGCCTGCCTACGGCGTGGGCCTCAATGCCTACGGCTATAACGCCTACCCCGCCTATCCGGGTTACGGCGGCGCGGCCTGCAGCCCTGGCTACAGCTGCACCGCCGCTTACCCCACCGGGCCTTCTCCAGCGCAGCCGGCCACTGCCGCCGCCAACAACAACTTCGTGAACTTCGGTGTCGGGGACTTGAATGCGGTTCAGAGCCCCGGGATTCCGCAGAGCAACTCGGGAGTGTCCACGCTGCATGGTATCCGAGCCTGGTAG